The Brassica oleracea var. oleracea cultivar TO1000 chromosome C6, BOL, whole genome shotgun sequence genomic interval CATTATGCCTATGTGGCAGCCAATGCTCCTAACCGTTCTACGCAGCGGATGGTGTTAGGAAGCGGAAAAATTGTAGAAGAAGGGTTGATGGTTGATACCAAACCTTCGAGTCCAATATGAGAATAATGAGCTGGAACTGTCAGGGGTTGGGGAATACCCCTACAGTTTGTCAACTGCAGGAGATACACCGGGTGTAGTCTCCTGACATATTATTCCTCAGTGAAACAAAGAACAAGAGATGGTATCTGGAAGATGTTTTGGTGAAGCTCGGTTATCATGATCTTCGGACAGTGGAACCGATGGGCAGAAGTGGGGGTCTAGCAGTACTGTGGAAGGAGTCATGCAAGGTTGAATGTCTTTAGTCTAACAGAAGGATTATGGACCTCAAGGTGACTTGGAAAGACAAGTCTTTCTTCTTGACTGGAGTATACGGAGAGCCGGTTAAGGGAAACAAGAGTAATGTTTGGGAGAAACTCACGAGAATCGGAGTTATCAGGAAGGATCCCTGGTTCCTGACAGGGGACTTCAACGAGATCTTGGATCAGACAGAGAAGATGGGTGGCGCCTTACGCACCGAGGATGAGAGTGCTGAGTTCAAGAAGATGATAAGGAATTGTGGCCTTTGGAAAATCCAACACAAAGGCTATAAACTCTCATGGCAAGGGGTAAGAAACAATGACCTTGTCCAGTGCAGACTAGACAGATCAATGGCAAACCAAGCTTGGTTAGATCTCTTTCCCCACGCATCAGCACAGTACCTCTAAAAAGGTTGCTCAGATCATAGCCCGATCATGAACTTCCTTGATGGAGTAGAATGGAGGAGGAGAGCTACCTTCAGATATGATCAACGCCGGATTAAAAGAGATGGTTTTATGGACACTGTGAAGCGAGGGTGGAGCAGTGGAGAGACTGGGCAGACGAGACTCATGCAGAAGATCTCAAACTGCAGGAAGGCGATATCGAGTTGGAAGAGATGTGCTAAACCAAACTCAGCAATAAAAATTCAAGAGCTCCATCACAGACTTGATGTGGCGACTCACGGGACCCTCTATATCCCTGGAGAGATCAGTCTGTTGAGAAAGGAACTTAGTGAGGAGTACTATAACGAAGAGATCTTCTGGAAGCAGAAGAGCAGGCTAGATTGGCTGAAGGCGGGTGATAGGAATACACAATTCTTCCACGCAATCACCAAGAACCGGAGGGCGCAAAACACTATACATAGCTTGGTGGATGCTGAAGGAAAAGAATGGTTCGAGGAGGATGATATGGGGAGAGTCGCAGAGGACTATTTCAAGTCTTTGTTTACCTCAGAGGATGTTGGGATACAGATGCAAGAGTGGGAAGATATGCCTCCAAAAGTCTCCCAAAATCAGAATGAAGAACTACTTAAAGAGGTGACTATGGAAGAAGTGAAGCGTGCAGTGTTCGAGACTAATCCCCAGAAATGCCCTGGTCCAGACGGTATGAGTGCGTACTTCTATCAGCACTTCTGGGAGACAGTCGGTGGAGATTTGACTGAGAAGGTGCAGAGCTTCTTTAGGTCTGGAGTGCTAAAGGAGGGTATCAACAGAACGAATATATGTTTGATACCCAAAAAGCTCAATGCAAACAAGGTGGTAGACTTCAGACCGATAAGCCTTTGTAACGTGGCTTTCAAGATAATAACAAAGATCTTGGCTAAGAGGCTTAAAAGGATATTTCCAGAGATCATCTCAGAAACTCAAGCCGCTTTCATAGAGGGTAGAATAATCCAGGATAACATCCTCGTGGCCCATGAACATCTTCATGCCCTAAACTCAAACAACAAGTGCGCTGAGGAGTTCATTGCGGTGAAAACCAACATATCAAAGGCCTATGATCGGGTTGAGTGGCGGTTTGTGAAGATGGCGATGAAGACGCTAGGATTCTCAGAGCAATGGAGTAAGCTGGTTATGGCATGTGTAGAATCGGCTCAGTATCAAGTGCTAATAAATGGGAAGCCTCACAGAGACTTTAGACCCTCAAGAGGATTGCGCCAAGGAGATCCCATCTCCCCGTATCTTTTTGTCATATGCACAGAAATGCTAGTGCAGATGTTGAGGAAAGCAGAAGAGAAAGGAGCAATCACGGGCCTGAAGGTGGCTAGAGGAGCACCCCCAATCTCCCATCAGTTATATGCCGACGACAGCCTATTCTACTGTAAAGGGAACACACGGGAACTGGACCATCTAAATCAGATACTGAGCAGCTATAGCTTGGCATTGGGGCAGAGAATCAACTACCAGAAGTCAAGCATATACTTTGGGAAAAGCGTCCCACTTGAGGAGAGGGCGCAGATAAAAAGCAACCTGGGCATAAAGCAGGAAGGAGGAGAGGGGATCTACTTGGGACTACCTGAAGTATTTGGTGGCTCCAAAGTCTCGATTCTGACCAATTAAAAAGAGAGGATGAGCGAGAGGGTGCAAGGTTGGCAGACAAGGTTCCTATCCCCAGCAGAGAAGGAAATGATGCTGAAGGCAGTGGCCCTCGCTCTTCCCACCTACACAATAACATGCTTTATTCTTCCCAAAACTGTATGTAGGAAGATTGTCTCAATCATGTCTGAATTTTGGTGGAGGAACAAGAAGGAGGCTAGAGGTATCTACTGGAAAAGTTGGGAGCAGCTAAGCAGACCAAAAGATAGAGGAGGGCTAGGCTTTAGAGACATCGAGGCTTTCAATTTAGCTCTCCTTGGCAAGCAACTCTGGAGAATGCTCTCCCACAAGGACTCTCTCCTTTCAAAGGTGTTTAAAAGCAGGTATTTTGCCAAGTCTGATCCTCTCTCTGTGAGCTTAGGGTCAAGACCATCTTATGCCTGGAGAAGCATACATGCTGCGCAAAAGTTGATCCAACAGGGAGCAAGAGTTTTAATTGGCAACAGAGCCAATACGAAGGTGTTCCTAGACTCCTGGTTAGAGCGGAAACCGGCAAGATGTGTCCGTGCAGTTAAAGGAACCAGTGATTTTTGGAGACAGCGTGCTTCTCAGAACCTGAAAGTCAGCGCCCTGTTGATCAACCAAGGGAAAGAATGGAACCGGGAACTTCTGTCTGACATATTCCTAGTGGAGGAAGTGAGAGAGATTATGAAGATTAGAACTTGTGGTAAAAGCAGTAAGGATCTCTACATATGGGACTATAACAAAACGGGTTCCTACACTGTCAAGTCCAGATATTGGGTCCAGACTAATGTTTTGAACAAGCCGAAGAATGCAGAGCAGGATCAACCGAGTCTGAATCGTTTGTATCAGCTAGCATGGCAAACAGACACGAGCCCGAAGATTCATCACTTCCTATGGAGATGCATCAATAACTCTCTGCCTGTGGCAGGGAACATGGCGCGCAGACACATCTCAAAAGATGCAGGTTGTCTCAGATGTGGAAGTGAGGTGGAAACGGTAAACCATGTGCTCTTTCAATGTCCGTTTGCAAGGCTGGTGTGGGCTCTCTCTCATGTTCCAACTCCTCCTGATGGTATCTTGAATCTATCTTTATACTCTAATGTATATCATGCGCTCTCTATACAAAAAGCATACCCCAAAGATGATGTGCAACATGAGATAGTATGGTTACTATGGTGACTGTGGAAAGCGCGTAATGAGCTGTTCTTCAGGGGGAAAGAGTATGAAGCCGAGAGCCTAGTAAGAAGGGCACATGAGGATGTTGAGGAATGACAAAGAAGGAGGGTGGAGGAAACAACTGAGGCTGAGAGAAATGTGGACAAGAGACCCATGAATTCTACCCGAGCTCCACGGTGGGCTCATCCTCCTACAGACTGGCTGAAATGTAATACCGATGGTGCTTGGCATAAAGAGAGAGATAACAGCGGTCTAGGTTGGATTTGCAGAGATGAGAAGGGTAGTATGATATGGGCGGGGGCGAGAGCTGTGACAAAGGCGGCATCACCGATTCTTGCGGAAGCAGAAGCACTTAAATGGAGCGCAGAGACAATGACGAGCTTTGGTTATAGGAATGTCATCTTTGAATCAGATTCTCTAACTCCGGTTAAGATGATAAACGGGAGTGAAGCAGTATGGCCAGTCTTACAGTCAATCATTGAGGTGATCCGTTTGTCTTTGTCGCAGATTTAGAGTTTTAAAGTGCAGTACTATCCAAAAGGTGGGAATAAGGCAGCTGACAAAATAGCAAAAGAGTCTTTCACATTTGTGTCTAGTGTTTCTAAGTTATATTATGTAGTGCCATTATGGCTAAGGTTTAAGGTTTGGAATGATAACAATGTGTATCAGAACTATGTTGGAGAATGATAAGTATTTGATGAGCCGAAAAAAAAAGAAAAAAAAAGACCTTTTTAAAAGTTCCAACGAATCAAAACACGAGGAAAGAATTGGCTCGTAAGTTATCTCCCAAACATCTGAAACAGTAGTTCCAACGAAAAAGTGCCTAAAATGACAAAAAGAGTTAGACTAGATTGCGATATTTAAGAACATCGATCTTATTGAGATGGAACAATTTGCAAATCTCTACTATAGTCTCCTCATCAAGACCTTCCTCACTAGCTTCACCTAGTAGCTTGTATAACTCTTCTGATGGCAGCAAAACCTGTTTCATAAGAAACACAAGAGAACATAAGAAACACGAAGTAAGAACTTCTTCGTTGTTTGATGAGTAGAAGAACTGCTCACACATGTGGGAGATTGAGCCTCTTGTTCCAGTTTGTTGTTATTGCTTTCATCTGCAGTATCAGTTTGGGGATTTGAATGGTTTGAGAGGAGCTTAAGCAGCTTCTCACTTCCCTGCAACGTCAACAAAAGGTGACATTGAGTTTATAATAAAACCTTTATGATGCATCAGGAAGTGACATTCACAGACCTGAAGAGCTCGCCAGTGAGAATAAGTGCGGAATAAGACCCAGAAGAATGGTATGTTTGGTAATGGCAATACCTAAACAGAACAACAAAGGCTTTGTTGGCTATGGGGGAGACTTTGAAGAAACTAAACCGACTTGTCGAGGTTACATACCGTGAATGCAGTGGTCAATGGAAGCAAAGTTACTGAACCAATCAGGTACTTCTTGTGCAAGATTGTTCCACTAGAGATCCAATCAGAAGAATGAGAGATTCTCAACCCAAAATCACTCAAGAGACAATGTGAAAACGGTAAAACAATTTACCTCATAGCAATGTGGCGTAGTCTTCTGCGTACAAGTCTAGGATCTAAACTGAAAGATTTGACACAGATTAGCTAAAACCGTAACCACTCAAACATGCTCAAGAATGCTTCAAATTAACAAAAAATCAAGAAGAGGTAAAGAGAATAGAACCTAGGAGGGTAAGAGACTTGTACGGAAGTGACCTCCTTAGATATAGACTTCAAGAATATCTCAGACGGCTTCACACGAGCCAGAAGCTTCAATCCTAACCTATACACCCAACCACAGAGACCACAACTTCGAACATTAAGTAATATAGACCAAAGAAAGCCTCAAGAACCGTCTCATATACAAAAAGGTTGGGACTTTACAAACCCATGAATCTTGTTCTTCATTGACCCTTCAGGTGCTATCTCAAGACCCATCCACGCCTTATTCATCTAAAACCATTACAAACAACAAAAACTCATCAAACTCATAAAAAAAAAAAACCATTTTTCTTGATTTTCTTTGTACTTTGAACAGAAACAAAACAAAAGCTTATTGGTCACAGCTTTTTCTACACTAATAGATAGCCTCTAGCTAAAGCCTCACTAGGCGCCACATAAAAACACACGGGTATGTTCGCTTTTTATATAAAGAAGGAAACTTTATACCTTGTCGGAGATGAAATCGACAAGAAGCTCAGCGTTGGCATTGATGGGCTTAGATTCAGACGATATCTTCTTCAATAAACCTCGCACAGTGGTCGGAGTAACACCGGACGGAGATTGAGCAGCGAGAGGATCGACGGATCTGCTGAAACACCACTTCCTCCCTTTAATCGGGAAAACAACCAATCTCGCTCTCATGATGATCACACTTCAAAGCGAGTCAAAACCCCGAATAAGAGAATAGCAAAAAAAAAGCTCTGATCTTTAGTCAATCTGTCATGTGGGTATTGCTTAACACGACGTGAGTTTTGTATATTCAAAGGAAAAGATCGAAGCTTTAAGACTTCACGAGGAAAGGCGAAGAAGCGGCGGCGCGTCTCTTGGGATATATACACACTATCCTTATAAATCGACAAATGAATACATACATTACAAAAGGATGTATGTAATACATAATTTTGAAATTCGGTTCTCGGTTCTGGTTTGTTTTTTTTTTTTGTTCTTTGGTTCTAAAGATTCAGTTCGGATATTCAAAAAGTTTAATTCGTTTGTTTCTGTTTTTGGTTCGGTTCAGTAACAAAGTTAGAAATCGGCTAATATTCGAAATAATTTCGGATTTCATTTAGTTCCAATTTAGTTTCGATTTTCGATTAATTCAATTTTAAAAACTCAAAAAGCGACGTTTATGAATTAATATCAGATTTTTCAAGTTTTTAGATAAAAATCTAATAGTTCAAATAAATGTTCATAAATTTAGTTTGGACATTATCTTTTTTTTTTGTCTAATAAAAAGTATTAAGGTATTTCGAATAAAAAGTATTCTGGTAATGCGTTTTTTGATATTTTGGTTTATAAATAATATTTTTAAATTATTTGATTATTCTAAAACTAAATATAATAATTTTTATAAGTATATAAATAATATAGAAAGCCATAACCTTTATCAAGTTCGAACGATTTTTGACCACCAGATAAATAATATGCCTTTATTTTTATTTTTTGTTTCTTTGGTTCTAAAGATTTAGTTAGGATATTCAAAAAGTTTAATTCGGCTGTTTCTATTTTTGGTTCGGTTCAGTAACAAAGTTAGAAATCGGCTAATATTCGAAATAATTTCGGATTTCATTTAGTTCCAGTTTAGTTTCGATTTTCGGTTAATTCAATTTAAAAAACTCAAAAAGTGACGTTTATGAATTAATATCAGATTTTTCGAGTTTTTAGATAAAAATCTAATAGTTCGAATAAATGTTCATGAATTTAGTTTGGACATTATCTTTTTTTTTTCTAATAAAAAGTATTAACGTATTTCGAATAAAAAGTATTATGGTAATTCGTTTTTTTGATATTTTGGTTTATAAATAATATTTTTAAATTATTTGATTATTCTAAAACTAAATATAATTAATTTTGTAAGTATATACATTATATTATAGAAAGCCATAACTTTTATCAAGTTCGAACGATTTTCGACCACCATATTTGGATATCTATTCGGTTCGGTTTCGGCTTTTCAGTTCTGGAAATATAAAATGAAACATGTACTTCAAAAACAGAAAATCAAAAATCTTGAAAAACTTGACATAAGAAATCAAAATTTGTAACTAATTTTTTTTTAAAACTTAAATAAGTACTTTAAATAAATTTCATATTTTTTTTATCTGGCCATAAAAATCAATCTAACCCAAAGTATTACTATTCTAAATAGAGCTCAGAAAGAGCTATATATTCTCATGTCAAAAGAAAAAAAAAGAGTTACAAATTCTACCTGAACCCGAAGTATTGTTATCTAAAATTGATCAAAACGTATATAAAATTCGAATAAGGATCTAAAAAGCTGAACTCTAACGCCTTGACCTAAAAATTGATATGACAATGACAGATTATAAGCAAATAAACAAATGGTCAGTGTTTAATTTTAAA includes:
- the LOC106297366 gene encoding uncharacterized protein LOC106297366, which produces MNSTRAPRWAHPPTDWLKCNTDGAWHKERDNSGLGWICRDEKGSMIWAGARAVTKAASPILAEAEALKWSAETMTSFGYRNVIFESDSLTPVKMINGSEAVWPVLQSIIEVIRLSLSQI
- the LOC106298674 gene encoding uncharacterized protein LOC106298674; its protein translation is MRARLVVFPIKGRKWCFSRSVDPLAAQSPSGVTPTTVRGLLKKISSESKPINANAELLVDFISDKMNKAWMGLEIAPEGSMKNKIHGLGLKLLARVKPSEIFLKSISKEVTSVQVSYPPSLDPRLVRRRLRHIAMSGTILHKKYLIGSVTLLPLTTAFTVLPLPNIPFFWVLFRTYSHWRALQGSEKLLKLLSNHSNPQTDTADESNNNKLEQEAQSPTCVLLPSEELYKLLGEASEEGLDEETIVEICKLFHLNKIDVLKYRNLV